CCTCTGATAACTTGGAGTAAACTAAACTATTTATAGCTGTTTTATCTAATCTTAATGTTTTGCCAGAAAGTTCAGCCACAGCTTCGTAAATATCATCATATTCTCTGAAGCTAACGCCTTCTGCTTCCATAGTAGCTCTTACTTCTGAATTGACTTTGTCTAGGTCAATAAATAGTTCTGCTTTATCCTGAGATACCATAGCAAAAGCATAAGCAACTGGTGTGCACTCTATGTCAGAACCTCTGAAGTTGTATAGCCAAGCAACATCATCTAAGCGACCGATCAAAGCTACATCGCTCTCTTTTTCTTCAAGATACTTTCTTAAGTCAGCAATCTTAGTTTCTGTACTTCTTCCTGTCCACTCTGTGCCTAAGGTGAAAATCTCTCCTTTTGGCATTTCAGGTTGATCTGTCCAGATATCTGCAACTAGTTGTAAGTTGAGTTCAATTTTAATACCTTTTTTGCCTAAAACTTCTTCGTAACGCTCGACTTGAGCTTGGTTCATAATTGCACCATTTACACCTACAACATCACCTTCTTTTAAGTTCTCACTTAGGAACTCTAGCAAAGTAGGATAGCCAGGTGTTGCTAATTTCATTAATTCAAATTCTGTTCCGGCGATTTGGTGTTCCGCTTGAATAAAGTAGCGTCCGTCTGCCCATAATTTTGCAGCATTTTCTGTTACTAATGCTGTACCTGCAGAACCTGTAAATCCTGTTAACCAATGTCTAGCTTCGAAATGTTTAGCATTATATTCTGTCATGTGTGGGTCTGATGTTGGAACTATATATGCTTGCACACCAGCATCACGCATAGCTTTTCTTAATAACGCTATCTTCTCGTCTGTGCTTATTTTTGCTGTCATAATACGCTTTCTCCTCTTTTGTTTTTTATTTGATTTAATTTTATTTTCATTTGCTTATGTTCGTACATTATAGCCTATACTAAGCGATATTTAAATCCATCAATAAGGCATCTTCTCCCTGTTTGTAATAGTCCTTACGCCTACCAACCTCGATAAAGCCTAAATTTTTGTACAGATTAATTGCTTTGTAATTAATCGAGTTTACTTCAAGGATTATTTTCTTTACTTCGTGGTCTTTAGCTACGTCTTTCAACGTGTTCATTAGCCTTTTGCCTAGACCTTCACGTCTGCGATTAGAAACTACTGCAAATCTCATTATTTCCATTTCAGCATATAAAGTTTGGACAATCACATAAGCCAGTATCTTCTCATTCACCCCATCAAACAAAACATATATTGCCTTATCTTTCTCACTTGACTCTAAATAGTTTGCAAGCGTTGCTTCGCCCCAAGGATCCGAGAAAATTTCCACTTCAAGAGAGCCCAGTTCATATAAATCATCTTTGTTTGCTTGACGAAATTCTATTGCCATATAATACTTTAACCTTTTCCCAAACATCTACAGCTTCAACGTGCTTATTAGTAAATAAGAACTATTTGTTCAATTCTCGCTCTGCCTCAGTCGGTGCATAGTATTCTGGCAGTAACTCTTCCGCTTCTAGGAACCTACCTGCCTCATATTCTCTCAACGATACCTTGTGTAAGTCCTCTGGTCTGTACAAAGCCTCCGCCATCTCTGCTTCTACCTTTGGCAAAAGCTCTAAAACTGCTTCGTCTGCAATATACATTTCACGTGCCTGATCACCGGCAAAAATAATTTTATTAATCTTAATCTCTTTATCTTCTAGTGCCTTTGCAACTTTTTCAGCGAATATCTCAACTTCACCAACAGAAGCTTCTACTAGAGTAGTATCTCCCACTACAGCATTAGCATAAACTCTTCTATTTCTAGCATCTAACATAGACAAAGTTAAAGTATCAGCAGATCTTTTATCCTCCGCAATAGCATCTAGTGTATTGACTTTAAGACATGGTTTATTTTTCACAAAAGCTAGAGCCTGAACAGTAGCAATACCAATTCTTAAACCTGTAAAAGATCCTGGCCCCTCTGATGCAGCAAAATAATCTATCTCATCCAAACTCACTCCTGCAGATTCTAATAACTCATCTATTGCAGAAATTATATGCTGAGAATGTGTTCTGCTTGCCTCTTTAAATACTCCTGTAATATAAGAATTTTCATCACCTAAGCTACAAATTAAATGTGGAGTAGCTGTGTCTATTGTTAGTATTTTCACCTTTTACCTCTTCTAAACTTCAAGCTCTCTGGGAAAACTATCAAGTTCTTGCCACTTGTCTAAAATTTCTTGAGCTCTCTTGCCGTTAGCTAATATCTCAAAATCTCTATGAACATTATCTATTTGCACATTTATCTTTTCTGCCGAAAAATCAAGAGCCATCGCCCTCTCAGCAGTAATTTTAATTATCAATCTATCAGCGTCTAAAGCTTCTAGAGCATCCTCGATAATTTCTGGCCATTCTATACAGACCACCATACCATCACTGAAATATTCATTAAATCCCTCATGCAAAAAACTCTCGCTACCTTTTAGCCTGTATGCATCGAAGTGACAAAGTGAAGGTCCTGAATTGCTTTCATAAATTTGCATAATTGTAAAAGTAGGGCTGCTTACAGTATCAGGATCTATGCCGAGGCCCTCTGCCAAAGCACGTACAAAAGTAGTTTTGCCCGCACCAAGATCACCTTGCAAAGTCAAGATGTCATTGCCTGAGAGCACTTTCGCTAAACTATTGGCTATTTTTTTCGTATCATTAAGTTCTTTAATAAGAAATTTCATAATCTAAAACTTCAAACACTTTCAAATTTTCCTTTTATGTATATGTATTTTATTATTTTTTAAACTTATAGTCCACTAGCCGGAATATCCTCATTTCGTGCGACTTAATCTTGACTAGAAAAATCGTTTCAAATACAAATACAAAAAGCCTCATGAGCACAACTCGTACTCAAGAGGCTTAATAGTCTTAATATATTTTAATAAATTTGAACTGCTCTATTCGCTAACTATCTAACAGTTTTCAAAGCCTTAGCCCATTTAACTAAGGCAGCTACCATTAGTTCTACAGTTGCTTCACGATATTCTTGTGGCTTAAATTCGCCATTTTGCCAATCAGTGAATATATTGAAGTTTGCGAATTTACCTTGAACAGCTAAACCAAGATTAGAAAGTGTAATTCTTAATACTTGGATTGCTGTAATACCGTCAGTAGAACCATATCCAACTATACTTGCTGCCTTGTCTGTCCATTCTCCACCTAACAAGCAAATTGCGTTCAATAAAGCTGGAGATGTGTTTTTATTATATTCAGGTGTTACGAAGATATAGCCATCAAACTCTTCTATTTTTTCTGACCACTTAGTAATTTTGGGATCATCATATTGTTTATTAAGCATTAGTGGTGGTGCTGAGTTAAAATCTGGCAAATCATATTCCAAAATATCTACTAACTCAAATTCTGCTTCCTGAGTAAACTCATTTGCTACCTTAACAACGTAATCAGCAACGTCACGATTGACTCTACCTTCACGTGTACTACCTGTAATAACTGCTATTTTTAACATTTTTCCTCCTCTGACAAATACTATTATCGTGTGTATTTTTTAACGGATAAAAATATAGCTATTTATTTTTTATAAAACTGAGCTTTTGTAACAAAATTATTTTTTATTTTGTGATAGCTCATGAAGGAAAATATTTTTCTGATTTAAGACCTTTTTCACAATTATTTTTTATATTTTGCTTTTCATAAATTACCAATAACTTTATCCACAAGTTACAAATTCTTTTTAAATTATGGCAA
Above is a window of Fastidiosipila sanguinis DNA encoding:
- the rimI gene encoding ribosomal protein S18-alanine N-acetyltransferase, translating into MAIEFRQANKDDLYELGSLEVEIFSDPWGEATLANYLESSEKDKAIYVLFDGVNEKILAYVIVQTLYAEMEIMRFAVVSNRRREGLGKRLMNTLKDVAKDHEVKKIILEVNSINYKAINLYKNLGFIEVGRRKDYYKQGEDALLMDLNIA
- the tsaB gene encoding tRNA (adenosine(37)-N6)-threonylcarbamoyltransferase complex dimerization subunit type 1 TsaB gives rise to the protein MKILTIDTATPHLICSLGDENSYITGVFKEASRTHSQHIISAIDELLESAGVSLDEIDYFAASEGPGSFTGLRIGIATVQALAFVKNKPCLKVNTLDAIAEDKRSADTLTLSMLDARNRRVYANAVVGDTTLVEASVGEVEIFAEKVAKALEDKEIKINKIIFAGDQAREMYIADEAVLELLPKVEAEMAEALYRPEDLHKVSLREYEAGRFLEAEELLPEYYAPTEAERELNK
- the tsaE gene encoding tRNA (adenosine(37)-N6)-threonylcarbamoyltransferase complex ATPase subunit type 1 TsaE; the encoded protein is MKFLIKELNDTKKIANSLAKVLSGNDILTLQGDLGAGKTTFVRALAEGLGIDPDTVSSPTFTIMQIYESNSGPSLCHFDAYRLKGSESFLHEGFNEYFSDGMVVCIEWPEIIEDALEALDADRLIIKITAERAMALDFSAEKINVQIDNVHRDFEILANGKRAQEILDKWQELDSFPRELEV
- a CDS encoding NADPH-dependent FMN reductase, coding for MLKIAVITGSTREGRVNRDVADYVVKVANEFTQEAEFELVDILEYDLPDFNSAPPLMLNKQYDDPKITKWSEKIEEFDGYIFVTPEYNKNTSPALLNAICLLGGEWTDKAASIVGYGSTDGITAIQVLRITLSNLGLAVQGKFANFNIFTDWQNGEFKPQEYREATVELMVAALVKWAKALKTVR